A single Triticum dicoccoides isolate Atlit2015 ecotype Zavitan chromosome 2A, WEW_v2.0, whole genome shotgun sequence DNA region contains:
- the LOC119354519 gene encoding MD-2-related lipid-recognition protein ROSY1-like produces MATKQSLLAAAAVCLLLLLPLPAAYAVTDVEYCNKGKNYPVKVSGVEIVPDPVERGVPATFKISATTDKNITEGKLVIDVKYWIFNVYSETDDICTKTQCPATSDFELSHSQTLPSITPPGSYTIQMKMLGKHDEELSCISFGFNIGFLAPVALS; encoded by the exons ATGGCGACCAAGCAGAGCCTCCTCGCCGCCGCAGCCGtctgtctcctcctcctcctccccctcccggcAGCCTACGCCGTCACCGATGTCGAGTACTGCA ATAAGGGCAAAAACTACCCGGTGAAGGTGAGCGGCGTGGAGATCGTGCCTGATCCGGTCGAGCGCGGCGTGCCGGCCACCTTCAAGATCTCCGCTACAACAG ATAAAAACATCACCGAGGGGAAGCTGGTTATTGATGTTAAATATTGGATCTTCAATGTTTACTCTGAAACGGATGACATCTGTACGAAGACCCAATGCCCGGCAACTTCTGATTTTGAGCTATCTCACTCGCAAACCTTACCATCAATCACTCCACCA GGTTCTTACACCATTCAGATGAAGATGCTCGGAAAGCACGATGAGGAATTGAGCTGCATCTCCTTCGGGTTCAACATTGGCTTCCTTGCGCCGGTTGCCTTGAGTTGA